TTTCTACAAGCTTTTTGATTAAATGTGTCTTATCTACATAGTAGTAATCATCTTCTCTTATCTTGGAAAATGTCTGTATCCCGATGGGAAGCTTTTTTCGTTTCATAGGCACTCCTTGTTTAGTGGCTGGTGTTTATCTCAAACTTTTCCTCTAAGTTCAAGCTTTGGAACAAAAGCGATACTTAATAAGCGTATTCTTTGCTCGTGTTTATATCAAGAAGAGCAAAAATATACAGGATATTTTCCCCT
The DNA window shown above is from Deltaproteobacteria bacterium and carries:
- a CDS encoding AAA family ATPase, with translation MKRKKLPIGIQTFSKIREDDYYYVDKTHLIKKLVE